DNA from Rhipicephalus microplus isolate Deutch F79 chromosome 5, USDA_Rmic, whole genome shotgun sequence:
TGAATCACCACATCACAAAATCAGGTACCTGGTTTCCTTTAAACTCGATCTGGAAGTTCTTGGCCGACTCTTGCGTGACGCGACCGCCAAAGTCCAGCTGGTAGACCTGGCTCACTTCGTTCCACAGGGGTGCCTTGTTGTGCAGCACAAACTCGCGGTACATGGGCGGTGGCTTGCTGGGCGGCAGCATCTCCTGTTGGTGCACCTTGCCGTGGCGCTTCTTTAACTGCACACCAGAGGGAGGCACCGTACCATTAAAAGAACTTTGAATTTTCTAGTAATACACTATATGGAAATATGGCATTAGCGCACCTGAGGGAGCACTAATGCATGATGCTTCAGACAGTATGACCACAACGGGTATAATGTATAAGTTACCCGAAGACTCGTTTTCTCGGCTCTGTTTGGCGTCGTGTGACGTGCAGACACTTTGTCGTAAGGCGAAGTTCGCGAAGTTCAGCGAACGTTCAACAGTCCCACTTCGCCGTTTTGACCCTTTTATGCTTACCTATTCATATCGGCATACGGAATTCACAGTGCGCCATTATAATATTCGAACAAAGGGCAAACCACAACAATAAACCACGTTCAAGTATATTGAAAGTCGGAAACTCAAATAATAGACCAATCTGTGTACTACCCTTCATTCTCGTGATGAACGAACGATCAAAGCCGCACAGTTCACTGCCAAATATTGTAGTAAACTGTGACCGTTTCTCAATAGGGGGCTTCTGTGCTatttttcccacgcaccttcttTCGTATGTGCGCCTTCTGCATGCTCTCGAGGTCACGGAAGCCGTCCGAGAGTACCTCTTCGCCGCTCTGGCCGCCTTCTTCGTCCGAGCTGTCGAGGACGGCTCCGCCACGCTGCCCGCGGCCTCCGCGCACTTTGCGCAGGAGCAGCGGGCTATAGAGCAGCGTGCGAAGCTGTTGTTGCCTACTCTTGCGGCCGGACACCGGCGACGACGGGATACTGCGGCTCAGCGCCGGCGATGGCGGTGCCGAGCCACCACTCTCGTCGCCCGCGCCGACGGCGCCCAGCCCCGGCGTTGACGAACCACCCCCGGCTGGCGAGAGAGACataaattagatagatagatagatagatagatagatagatagatagatagatagatagatagatagatagatagatagataggcagacagacacagacagacagacacagacagacagacagacagacagacacagacagacagacagacagacagacagacagacagacagacacagacagacacagacagacagagagacagacagacagacagacagagacagacacagacagacacagacagacacagacagacagacagacagacagacagacagacagacagacagacagacagacagacagacagacagacagacacagacagacagacagacagacagacagacagacagacagacagacagacagacacagacagacagacagacagacagacagacagacagacagacagatagatagatagatagatagatagatagatagatagatagatagatagatagatagatagtgttaaCACCGGCGTCAATACGGGATGCATAAAATTATGATGACGTCAATATATTACTACACCATGACGTCACAGAACGTGGCGTCACTTCCGCAACTCCCCACTGAGCCCACTGCCACAACTATCACTCTTCCTGCTTGATTCCAGTTTCATTCCACTTCAATAAACCAAGTTGTTCCACTTAATTCAATTCTGCTGCATGCTAACACCTTCGCCGTTTCATCAATGTCTGCCAAGCGGTGCTTTATTTATGCACTTATTCAAAGAAATCACTTTCTGAATACCTGCGCAGGGTATCGGTAGCGAACCCCGGTGTCGTCGGGGCTGCCGGCACGGGCTTGCCGATGGCGTGCTCTCGCGGCTCGTCGTCCGGTTTCCTTCGTCCTCGGAGGCACCGCTGCACAGCGTCGGTTGCGGAGACGGCGAGTTGCCCGGCGCGGTGCCGCGCGAGCTGCCCGCCGCGTGGACGGCCAGCGAGGCGCCGCCGCAGTCCGCCGAGCCGGTGGTGCACACGAAGGGGTTCTCTTCGGCGAACCGCAGCTTGCGAGCGGTCGCCGGCGAGGAGCTCTGCGATGCCTCGCACACGCAGGCGGGCTCCTCGGTGTGTCTGTACAGCAGCTGTAAGAACAAGTCAGCGCGCGGACATCGCACGTGGAAAGTCAAGTGATTTGATGTACTCGAcaccagaaggagaaagagatgGGGAGAGTTGAAAGAATATATACACAGAACAGCACGACGGCGCTGACACCATCGGCGGAACTCTCCTAGAATGTCCGTATAATCGCTACCGCAAGGGTTAGATGAACATAGAAATAAAAATATGAAGAGATTCGGAGTTCTCTTCTGGCAGCCATCACCGCTTTGTACCTTCAGGTCTTTAACCAAAGTTAGAAATGAAGCCTAGCGAGAAAGATTGTTTTATATACCTTTTCGGCGAGGAGCGCTCGTGCCACTTCGGCGGCGTCATCGCAGCTCCTCGAGGTGGCGCAGGAGGAAGAAGCCTGCGAAAGCCCGTGCGTGTTGTGCTGCTGTTGTTGCGTCTGCTGCTGCGGCACGGACGAGCCTGATCTGAGCGTCAGCCGGCGGGCATCGCAAGCACGGCTTCGCGGGTCGCCGACCAAGAAGTCGGCGTTGGGCGGCCCGATGCTGCTGCGGTTCCGATGGTGGCTGAGCAGCAGCACCGAGGCCACGTCGCCGACGACGCCTTCGTCGGGCTGCTCGTCGTCGATGTACTTGAGCTCGGCGGCCTTGTCCGCCCAGCGGGGCACCGGGTCCAGCAGGTGCCGGACGCCTCCTGCTGTCCCGGGGGCAGCGCCGGACCTGTGGGGGGCCGACTCCCCCTACAGGGGCGCTTCGCCCTCCGGGGACAGCTCGGGGGACAGCCGGCTGCGCGACGCCACGCCACCACGCCGTAgcctgtaaagaaaaaaagcagcataATTGCATTACCCACGCACCCGCGGAAAACGTTCGGGCCTCGTAGGACGTGTTGAAATTTCAACTTTATAAACACCCAGAAAATCGACTCTAATAGACCAATGTTGAGAGCTacagggaagaaagaaaaaatgcacaTAAAGAGGAAGGGCGAAAAGGTTAACCAAGTTTTGGCATAGTTAGCTACCTTATACGTTGGGTGGcggaaagggagaataatagacaCAGTAGAGAAGAAATAgcaagtaaaaaacaaaaacaaagtaagGTAACGGTTACTGTCAATGCACACAACACGAACTGGAGCTGTTTGTTTACAGACGCTCATAAATTCCGGTCTCCTTCAAGCATCTCAATAAAGATTTCGTGGCTTTATTCAACGACAACGGATCCCTTTCACCGCATATAATATAGAAGACGCACGGATAATAACAGAATCTATTTAATCTGAGGCAGCGAAGTATACGCCGTACAAGCACTGTTTCACGCCGAGAACCAGGTACGTGGTCTTCAAACCTGAGAATGCTTCCTCACTGACGAGAGGTGTGCGCCAGGCTAAATGGTACGACTGGATTGCACAAACAGCGCACAAAGGCAAGTGCGCTGTTTAGGGATACAAAAAGCAAGTGAAGGGACACAACGCAGAAACAACGCAAAAAATGAAGGGACCAGGACGAAATCGTAAGTCCCTTATTTTTCATGTCCCTTCCACGCTGTTTATGAAATGCTCATGGACTTTTCAAGCAACTGATCTCTCTGCTCACCCAGGCCTGGACTCGGGCCTGACTTCGGCGTGTGGCCTCTTGGACGGCGATGTGGCTTCGTCTTGGCCGGCGGACGAGGAGGTTCCTGGCAGGGCGTCGGCGGCGGGCAGCGACATGGTGGTGCCCTGCGACCGGCTGTGGCCAGCCTGGCGCAGCGTGAGCCGCTGCACGCCGGCCGCGGCTGTCGTCTCGAGCATCAGGTACTCCTCGTTGCCGCAGCCGCCATTGGCGCAGCCCGTCTCGATCTGCTCCCCGTCACCGGGCAGCACGCCGGTTTCGGGATCCGGGAGGCCCGGAGATCGGCCCATGCCGCACTTCTTCTTGGGTGTCATCGGGGCGATCGGCGCCGCGGTCTCCTCACTCGCCACTGGGTCTGCGCGCGGGCACGAAAGCAAAGGAATTTGTTTATCCGTGTCCTATGGGTGTCCGATGGTATCAGTTCTTTATACACTGTTTTGACTCCATGAACATGCTCTGGGAAATGCCAACTGTCAATCCAGAAGCGAGTCCCGGGAGTTGCTACAGCCAGCAACGCTCTGTTGTTCTATATACAGTTCACACAAACAATGAGGCATTGACTCTAATGTTCGCCTCGGAAAGAGCCTGAAATGACTGTCTTTCTCTACGCACCACACATGTCATCGTCTTCGTCCTCCGAGAAGCTGGCGCCCCCCGCCTGCGCCGCAGTGCCCACGGGCGAGCCGGCTACCATCACGGTGGTGCCGTTGTGGAGAACGAGTGAGcgtgaggaggaagaagaggaggatgaagaggCGGCCGGCGGCTGCGGGCCCTGCAACTCCTTGATGAGCAGCGTCATCTGGCGCGGCTGCAGGTGCAGCAGGCTGGTGCGGTACGTGACCGTGCCAAGCGTGGCCGGCAGCCAGCGGGCCAGGCCCAGCACCTTGAACTTGGTGCCCCAGAGGTTGGACGTCACAGCCACGATCTTCTCGCGCTCCGGGAGCTCGTCCGTGTAGAGGAGCTCGCGGCGCGCTGCGCCGACGCAACCGCCGCGGGACGACGCCAGCGAGATGCCCTGCACGAGCGTTGAACACGTCGTTCAATAATTGAAGCTTAACGAAATGCCCTCAGAATCGGGGTCATAACTTATTGTCAAAAGTTGGTAAAGTTACATACATTATTACACGGAAGGAAATACCGTAGTGAAGAGACTGCATCGGGACCTCCAGTACAAAGACGAATATTGTAGCAAAAGGTGGAATAATAAAAGAACAATAAACGAGTGATAACGTGAAAAAAGAATGGTTTTAACAAAATGCTGAAACACTGTAAgacaaaaataatacaaaaagcAAGCGTACAACAGCTTGAAAACCTTCATTAATGTTACACTGAACAAAGCGTACAATATATCAAACAAAACACACTACTACTGGTTATTCAATGCGAAGTCAGTATCTTTTTAGCTCTTGCTTAAAATGGTGTAATAATCTTATTTTCATGATGAGTAGAAGAGTGTTCTAAAGTGTAATTGAAGTGAATGTGACAGTTTGCTTACCGTAATTAGCACGAATTTTTTGTAAAGAAAAACTATTGTTCAGTGCGAATCTAGTAGTACTATAAATCATAAGATTATAAGACGGAAAGTGGTTATTGGAAGTTCGTATAAATGAGTCTGTAGATAAAAACAACAACCTAGGTTGTACTTGATGCGTTCAGAAGTGGTGAGTATGTACAAACATAGGCTCGCTCATACCAACAAAAACTCGCTGTCTATATGTATGCGAATATACAATGATTGTGACAGACTACGACACACCAAAGCCGAGGGTAGCCAACATTGTATGGCATTATACGTGATACGGCGTATAAGCCAAGATTGTAGGACCGTGAATGTATATGTGTTTAGAAGGCACAGAATTTAATGTTAACAGATTTATGAGACGGCCTGTAGACCTGACGTACTCTCCCAAAGTGTGTGCTAGATCCTTCCCATCCCTCTCTTTTCTTCTGTCTTCCTTTTCACCCGTTTATTCCTtcctccagtgcagggtagaaaACCCTACGAGCATCT
Protein-coding regions in this window:
- the Tusp gene encoding WD40 superfamily protein Tusp translates to MHLHFERSWSSRTDCSVLSLTWMGKVPDELPEEDGWRLNRVNYYQDGWLASGNARGIVGVTFTTCHCRKTAEHPQRTNYNLRGHRSEVTLVKWNEPYQKLASCDSSGVIFVWIKYEGRWSIELINDRNTQVTDFAWSHDGRMALICYRDGFVLVGSVAGQRYWSSTLHLDRAAVLCGIWTPDDHQVLFGTSNGQILVNDMHGELVAQVTLNEDAAIVAMAWSCEKFKMEEADDDNSRTAAASNGDASSVPPAQASESKLSVLAVCFSNGAIHVMKNYDDISPTIINTGLKDIKVEWSNSGEVLAVAGVASESTDGDCRNRIHFYTDAGLLRFVASIPYTQSPVTALTWGHNDKRLFVATGSVIHIGWVTRRMASLQLLSRLTLHRALRDEAAVHTLPLPRRMRALVANLFGQTVKCYLPEAHQLREFVSRPHHVRLHCTMVRHDTEDLVSGSATYTLFLEYLGGLVPLLKGKRASKLRPEFVIFDPEQPAGQAGGVLQGSSYGRNSPGADLGTMSTTLRDATVGVALASDSDADEGCTSSPGRRRRAARNAAAADTALAGDGISLASSRGGCVGAARRELLYTDELPEREKIVAVTSNLWGTKFKVLGLARWLPATLGTVTYRTSLLHLQPRQMTLLIKELQGPQPPAASSSSSSSSSRSLVLHNGTTVMVAGSPVGTAAQAGGASFSEDEDDDMCDPVASEETAAPIAPMTPKKKCGMGRSPGLPDPETGVLPGDGEQIETGCANGGCGNEEYLMLETTAAAGVQRLTLRQAGHSRSQGTTMSLPAADALPGTSSSAGQDEATSPSKRPHAEVRPESRPGLRRGGGESAPHRSGAAPGTAGGVRHLLDPVPRWADKAAELKYIDDEQPDEGVVGDVASVLLLSHHRNRSSIGPPNADFLVGDPRSRACDARRLTLRSGSSVPQQQTQQQQHNTHGLSQASSSCATSRSCDDAAEVARALLAEKLLYRHTEEPACVCEASQSSSPATARKLRFAEENPFVCTTGSADCGGASLAVHAAGSSRGTAPGNSPSPQPTLCSGASEDEGNRTTSRESTPSASPCRQPRRHRGSLPIPCAAGGGSSTPGLGAVGAGDESGGSAPPSPALSRSIPSSPVSGRKSRQQQLRTLLYSPLLLRKVRGGRGQRGGAVLDSSDEEGGQSGEEVLSDGFRDLESMQKAHIRKKLKKRHGKVHQQEMLPPSKPPPMYREFVLHNKAPLWNEVSQVYQLDFGGRVTQESAKNFQIEFKGNQVMQFGRIDGNAYTLDFQYPFSALQAFSVALANVTQRLK